The following proteins are encoded in a genomic region of Sorangiineae bacterium MSr12523:
- a CDS encoding coniferyl aldehyde dehydrogenase: MTTTMMNVTTTHIRRTPAANELAFGEDLEASLARLRGLQAAEGIPSYETRIHRLKRLKSALLVRKHEIAAAVSRDFGHRSRHESLMAEVFFTLRAIDYTISHLHGWMKVRRRPVSWLFPMGRACVAYQPLGVVGIISPWNYPVHLALAPLATAIAAGNRVMLKPSELTPTTSRLLEELLMEALGPEVASVITGGPATGAAFARLPFDHLFFTGSTRVARLILRDAAEHLTPATLELGGKSPAIIGKDFPSEKAAGRIMTGKLFNAGQTCLAPDHALVPAGRMGEFVAACCQAVAAMYPSLTGNDDYTSIINDDHYRRLESYVADARARGADVIEINPQAEAPDRVGRKFFPTLIANATPEMLVMKEEIFGPILPIMSYASLSEAIAFVNANPRPLALYYFGYDGRDIDEVINSTMSGGVTINETCLHAALDDLPFGGVGPSGMGEYHAFEGFETFSKKRAIFRQGPIDTGRFLRPPFAGAVDRALNLMLGR, translated from the coding sequence ATGACGACGACGATGATGAATGTGACGACGACCCACATCCGGCGCACCCCCGCGGCGAACGAGCTCGCGTTCGGGGAAGACCTCGAAGCATCGCTCGCGCGCCTCCGGGGGCTCCAAGCGGCGGAGGGGATCCCGAGTTACGAAACGCGCATTCATCGCTTGAAGCGATTGAAGAGTGCCCTGCTCGTTCGGAAACACGAGATTGCCGCAGCGGTCTCACGCGATTTCGGTCATCGATCGCGGCACGAAAGCTTGATGGCCGAGGTGTTTTTCACACTTCGAGCCATCGACTACACGATAAGCCATTTGCACGGCTGGATGAAGGTGCGACGCCGGCCCGTCAGCTGGCTCTTTCCCATGGGGCGCGCGTGCGTCGCCTACCAGCCGCTGGGCGTGGTCGGGATCATTTCCCCGTGGAACTATCCCGTCCATCTCGCCTTGGCACCGCTCGCGACGGCCATCGCCGCGGGCAATCGGGTCATGTTGAAGCCTTCGGAGCTGACCCCGACGACGTCGCGCTTGCTCGAAGAGCTGCTCATGGAAGCCCTGGGGCCCGAGGTGGCGAGCGTCATCACGGGAGGGCCGGCTACCGGTGCGGCGTTTGCGCGTCTGCCGTTCGACCATCTCTTTTTCACGGGTTCCACGCGGGTGGCCCGGCTCATTTTGCGGGACGCGGCCGAGCATTTGACCCCCGCGACGTTGGAGCTCGGGGGGAAGTCGCCGGCCATCATCGGAAAGGATTTTCCCTCCGAAAAGGCCGCCGGCCGCATCATGACGGGAAAGCTCTTCAACGCGGGGCAGACGTGCCTCGCACCGGATCATGCGCTGGTCCCCGCCGGCAGGATGGGCGAGTTCGTCGCCGCGTGTTGCCAAGCGGTGGCCGCGATGTATCCGTCGCTCACCGGGAACGACGATTACACCTCGATCATCAACGACGACCATTACCGTCGCCTCGAGTCCTACGTCGCCGACGCGCGCGCCCGCGGTGCCGATGTCATCGAAATCAATCCACAGGCCGAAGCGCCCGATCGGGTGGGGAGGAAATTCTTCCCCACGCTGATCGCGAACGCCACACCGGAGATGCTCGTCATGAAGGAGGAAATCTTCGGACCCATTTTGCCCATCATGAGCTACGCGTCTCTGTCGGAGGCCATTGCCTTCGTCAACGCGAACCCGCGCCCCCTCGCGCTCTATTACTTCGGTTACGACGGGCGCGACATCGACGAGGTGATCAATTCGACGATGTCCGGCGGTGTGACCATCAACGAGACGTGCCTTCACGCGGCATTGGACGATTTGCCCTTCGGCGGCGTCGGGCCGAGCGGCATGGGCGAGTACCACGCCTTCGAAGGATTCGAGACCTTCTCGAAGAAGCGCGCCATCTTCCGTCAGGGTCCCATCGATACGGGCCGCTTCCTGCGTCCACCCTTTGCCGGCGCCGTCGACCGCGCCTTGAACCTCATGTTGGGGCGTTGA
- a CDS encoding cytochrome P450 — translation MSMSNVSVTPSGCPMHQVSEADLSIKNLIMKRELHADPSGFFRTLRETDPLHWDPDMNAWMATTYEAALAILKDPRVGSMPTKSLEEARKQGGAEAERFYHLLSKNILFMNPPEHTRLRKLINAGFKPSVLQKMRQVTRELTHAIMDRVQPTGKMDVVADLSRPIPAMIIARLLGAPDGDHDRFRKWGDAAVELIQMVSIEDERFMPLLRKGLEYYDYMGGLIKRFRAAPGEGFLHELIAAVDADPNLDDEDLIANSRAILTGGHQTTADAIGAGLYILLKHPEQLKMLREDPSLMPAAVEELMRFLSPVVLHPRRAMEDMELQGKSIKKGQIIFAVPAAANRDPKAFPDPEKFDITRAKKLNLAFGQSVHYCVGAPLARIELEETYSVVLERLPDLQIDGDVDWFFRFPMRGLNKFNVTF, via the coding sequence ATGAGTATGTCCAACGTCTCCGTCACGCCTAGTGGCTGCCCGATGCATCAGGTGAGTGAAGCCGATTTGAGCATCAAGAATCTCATCATGAAGCGCGAGCTCCACGCCGATCCGTCGGGCTTTTTCCGCACTCTGCGCGAGACCGATCCGCTGCACTGGGATCCGGACATGAATGCGTGGATGGCGACGACGTACGAAGCGGCATTGGCCATTCTGAAGGATCCGCGCGTCGGTTCGATGCCCACCAAGTCGCTGGAGGAGGCCCGCAAGCAGGGCGGAGCCGAGGCCGAGCGCTTCTACCATCTGCTCTCCAAGAACATTCTCTTCATGAATCCGCCGGAGCACACCCGGTTGCGAAAATTGATCAATGCCGGGTTCAAACCGAGCGTCCTGCAGAAGATGAGGCAGGTCACGCGCGAGCTCACCCATGCCATCATGGACAGGGTCCAGCCGACGGGGAAGATGGACGTGGTGGCGGATTTGTCTCGCCCCATTCCGGCCATGATCATCGCACGGCTGCTCGGTGCGCCCGACGGCGATCACGATCGCTTCCGCAAATGGGGCGATGCCGCCGTCGAATTGATTCAAATGGTGAGCATCGAGGACGAGCGGTTCATGCCGCTCCTGCGCAAAGGGCTCGAGTATTACGATTACATGGGAGGGCTCATCAAACGCTTTCGCGCGGCGCCGGGCGAAGGATTTCTCCACGAGCTCATCGCCGCGGTGGATGCGGACCCGAACCTCGATGACGAAGATCTCATCGCCAATTCGCGGGCCATTCTGACCGGAGGCCACCAGACCACCGCCGATGCCATCGGTGCGGGCCTCTATATCCTGCTCAAGCACCCCGAGCAGCTGAAAATGCTCCGTGAGGATCCGTCGCTGATGCCGGCGGCGGTCGAAGAGCTCATGCGCTTTTTGAGCCCCGTCGTCCTGCATCCACGGCGCGCGATGGAGGATATGGAGCTGCAAGGCAAGAGCATCAAAAAAGGGCAGATCATTTTCGCGGTGCCGGCGGCCGCCAATCGCGATCCGAAAGCCTTTCCCGACCCGGAGAAATTCGATATCACGCGGGCCAAGAAGCTCAATTTGGCATTTGGGCAATCGGTTCACTATTGCGTGGGTGCGCCCCTCGCTCGCATCGAGCTGGAGGAGACATATTCCGTCGTTCTCGAACGGCTGCCGGATCTCCAGATCGATGGGGACGTGGACTGGTTTTTCCGCTTTCCGATGCGCGGATTGAACAAATTCAACGTGACGTTCTGA
- a CDS encoding polyprenyl synthetase family protein, which translates to MRAVLPVWVCVNLGGEAEAAFDFAVALELLHNASVVLDDIEDGDHVRRGRPAVWSQWGTSHAITAGTTLIFEALVSLGRARSMASVLGAMATDLVRLTEGQTMDVQLAAGALAPSRSTWMDMARGKTGMFFSTCLRAGVAAAHGDDAELIEAAATYGADIGLLFQVQDDLLDLTGNKGRDLRGADLIEGKPSFPMLWAYEHASLAALAPLQEVMHLPREQRTPEKVAAAVDVLHAVGAVDATARWLGDAKRAVERHPLTRALPGWAERILAPVAHCLP; encoded by the coding sequence ATGCGTGCCGTCCTTCCGGTGTGGGTTTGCGTGAACCTCGGAGGTGAAGCGGAGGCTGCTTTCGATTTCGCCGTCGCATTGGAGTTGCTGCACAACGCGTCGGTCGTGCTCGACGATATCGAAGATGGAGATCACGTCCGACGAGGGCGTCCGGCCGTATGGTCGCAATGGGGAACGTCTCACGCCATTACGGCAGGCACCACATTGATCTTCGAGGCGCTCGTCAGCCTGGGGCGAGCTCGATCCATGGCCAGCGTTCTCGGTGCCATGGCAACGGATTTGGTGCGCCTCACCGAAGGGCAAACGATGGACGTGCAACTCGCGGCCGGAGCGCTCGCTCCATCTCGCTCCACCTGGATGGATATGGCGCGGGGGAAGACGGGAATGTTCTTTTCGACGTGCCTGCGAGCGGGCGTTGCTGCTGCGCACGGAGACGATGCGGAATTGATCGAGGCGGCAGCAACGTACGGGGCCGACATTGGACTCCTCTTTCAGGTTCAGGACGACCTTCTCGACTTGACGGGAAACAAGGGGCGCGACCTGCGAGGAGCCGATTTGATCGAAGGGAAACCTTCCTTTCCCATGCTTTGGGCCTATGAACACGCGAGCCTTGCGGCACTCGCGCCGCTCCAAGAGGTGATGCATCTGCCCCGCGAGCAGCGCACCCCCGAGAAGGTCGCGGCGGCCGTCGATGTATTGCACGCCGTCGGCGCGGTCGATGCAACCGCGCGCTGGCTGGGCGACGCGAAACGGGCAGTGGAGAGACATCCACTTACCCGTGCCCTGCCGGGTTGGGCGGAAAGGATTCTCGCCCCGGTTGCCCACTGCCTTCCCTGA
- the fni gene encoding type 2 isopentenyl-diphosphate Delta-isomerase, which translates to MSNDIEQRKAEHLALCATGDVGFRNRTPGFDQVRLVHNALPELDADRIDTSTVLFGKKLRAPILIAAMTGGAEVAGRVNRALASVAEARGYAFGLGSQRAMHVRSGIRHTYDVRDVAPSTVVMGNLGLVQARQMTTAQVRALIDDVGADALCIHTNPSQELVQPGGERDFRGGLAAIARLVSELGKPVLVKEVGSGISPEVAARLRSVGVAYLDVSGAGGTSWVGVETLRAGELGDEKARSLGEAFWDWGIPTAACVALSAPLGFEAILATGGVSTGLDVAKALALGATAAGIARPALRAFHTGGLDALNALFDRIEGELRAAMFLTGSGNVGALRRAPRIVSGELASWLQQIGGQPVNGGET; encoded by the coding sequence ATGAGCAATGATATTGAGCAGCGCAAGGCCGAACATTTGGCGCTCTGCGCGACAGGCGATGTCGGTTTTCGAAATAGAACTCCCGGTTTCGACCAAGTGCGGCTCGTCCACAATGCACTGCCCGAGCTCGACGCGGATCGCATCGACACCTCGACGGTCCTTTTTGGCAAAAAGCTCCGCGCCCCTATCCTCATTGCAGCCATGACCGGTGGCGCCGAGGTCGCAGGACGGGTCAACCGCGCCCTGGCCAGCGTCGCCGAGGCACGCGGTTACGCCTTCGGGCTCGGAAGCCAGCGCGCCATGCACGTCCGGAGCGGCATACGCCACACCTACGACGTGCGCGACGTGGCACCGTCCACCGTCGTGATGGGCAACTTAGGCCTCGTGCAGGCGCGCCAGATGACCACGGCGCAGGTGCGCGCACTGATCGACGATGTCGGGGCCGATGCACTCTGCATTCATACGAATCCATCGCAGGAGCTGGTCCAGCCGGGCGGCGAGCGTGATTTCCGCGGTGGATTGGCGGCGATTGCGCGTCTGGTATCCGAGCTTGGCAAACCGGTGCTGGTGAAGGAAGTCGGCAGTGGGATATCGCCGGAAGTGGCTGCGCGGCTGCGCAGCGTCGGTGTGGCCTATCTCGATGTATCCGGGGCGGGCGGTACCTCCTGGGTCGGGGTCGAAACATTGCGCGCGGGCGAGCTGGGCGACGAAAAAGCGCGTTCGCTCGGCGAGGCGTTCTGGGATTGGGGAATTCCGACGGCGGCGTGCGTGGCACTCTCCGCGCCTCTTGGATTCGAAGCGATTCTCGCGACGGGCGGCGTTTCGACGGGACTCGACGTGGCCAAGGCGCTGGCCCTCGGGGCCACCGCGGCAGGCATCGCGCGCCCCGCACTGCGCGCGTTCCACACCGGAGGCCTCGATGCGCTGAATGCATTGTTCGATCGCATCGAGGGCGAGCTCCGCGCGGCGATGTTCCTCACGGGAAGTGGAAACGTGGGCGCGCTCCGCCGTGCGCCGCGAATCGTGAGCGGCGAGCTCGCATCATGGCTGCAACAGATTGGGGGACAGCCCGTGAATGGAGGAGAGACATGA
- a CDS encoding sigma-54 dependent transcriptional regulator, whose amino-acid sequence MRRLYPLLQRVAASDVPVIIEGETGTGKEVLAESIHAQSRRSRGPFIVFDCTAVSPNLVESALFGHERGAFTGAVSPRQGVFEQAHGGTLLIDELGDLDSSLQPKLLRAVERSEIQRVGGTSWAKTNVRVICTTRRNLRREVRAGRFRDDLYYRLAVTCIELPPLRKRTADIPLLARHFWRELGGDEAAIPTDFLESLERYDWPGNVRELHNAVVHRLALGELADERSSRRYLDDEPVASSEMPIPSGEFPAHSMTDRSGDFVDTLLRDEPRFTEARERVLREFERRYVRWILQRYDGNVTRAAEASGLARRSLYALKTRAGKGST is encoded by the coding sequence ATGCGCCGGCTCTATCCGCTCCTGCAGCGTGTCGCCGCGTCGGATGTACCGGTCATCATCGAAGGGGAAACTGGGACGGGCAAAGAAGTACTCGCAGAGTCGATTCATGCCCAAAGCCGCCGATCCCGCGGCCCGTTCATCGTATTCGATTGTACGGCGGTCTCCCCGAACCTCGTGGAGTCCGCCCTGTTTGGCCACGAACGCGGAGCGTTCACGGGCGCGGTCAGTCCCCGTCAAGGAGTCTTCGAACAGGCGCATGGCGGTACATTGCTCATCGACGAGCTGGGAGATCTCGACAGCAGCTTGCAGCCCAAACTTCTCCGCGCGGTCGAGCGCTCCGAGATCCAGCGTGTGGGCGGAACGAGCTGGGCAAAGACCAATGTGCGCGTGATTTGTACCACGCGCCGAAATCTCCGGAGGGAGGTGCGCGCGGGCCGTTTTCGCGACGATCTCTATTACCGACTTGCCGTGACCTGTATCGAACTGCCGCCGCTGCGAAAGCGGACTGCGGATATTCCGTTGTTGGCGAGGCATTTCTGGCGCGAACTCGGCGGCGACGAAGCGGCCATTCCTACCGATTTCCTGGAGTCGCTCGAACGTTATGATTGGCCGGGGAACGTTCGGGAGCTTCACAATGCCGTGGTCCACCGTCTCGCGCTCGGCGAGCTCGCGGACGAGCGTTCATCGCGGCGGTACCTCGATGACGAACCGGTCGCCTCGAGCGAGATGCCCATCCCATCGGGCGAGTTTCCTGCGCATTCCATGACGGATCGTTCCGGCGATTTCGTCGATACCCTTCTTCGGGACGAGCCTCGGTTCACCGAAGCACGCGAGCGCGTGCTCCGGGAATTCGAACGACGTTACGTGAGATGGATTCTCCAACGTTACGACGGAAACGTCACACGAGCTGCCGAAGCTTCGGGCCTGGCCCGGCGCTCGCTCTACGCCCTCAAAACGCGTGCAGGCAAGGGATCCACATGA
- a CDS encoding HlyD family secretion protein, which produces MTTTATAPTTTTIAKARPKPRVLLGGVLAAGVAVYGVYSWGTYGHEGTDDAQVGADVVGISTHIGGTVRKVLVNDNQAVKKGDPLIEIDPTDWAARVKQGEADLAASRAQADAADAQVAIVEATSRGGLTVARANLSGTTRSAAGAEAGLESAKAALARAEAHAVRADNDFARAEALFRDGAIAAAEVDTARSNAFAARATVAQERAQLAGAMETKRTAQTDIDEARGRVEQSAPVEAQLAAARANATLAHARIDAAEAALVLAKLQLSYTRIEAPVDGSLARLAVREGQLVAPGQAIVSVVPNTTYVLANFKETQVGRMHVGQRAEIKVDAFPGRVFEGHVESLSPGTGAHFALLPPDNASGNFVKIVQRVPVKIAWSNVPPDIALRVGVSADATVFTR; this is translated from the coding sequence ATGACCACCACCGCAACCGCGCCGACGACCACGACGATAGCCAAGGCGAGACCGAAGCCGAGGGTGCTGCTGGGCGGTGTTCTTGCAGCCGGCGTGGCCGTCTACGGAGTGTATTCGTGGGGCACCTACGGTCACGAGGGCACCGACGATGCGCAAGTCGGGGCGGACGTCGTGGGCATCTCCACGCATATCGGGGGCACTGTGCGCAAAGTGCTCGTGAACGACAACCAGGCCGTAAAGAAAGGCGACCCATTGATCGAGATCGATCCGACGGATTGGGCCGCGCGCGTGAAGCAAGGCGAGGCGGACCTGGCGGCCTCACGCGCTCAGGCCGATGCGGCGGACGCCCAGGTGGCGATTGTCGAAGCGACGTCGCGTGGAGGCCTCACCGTCGCTCGGGCGAATCTCTCGGGCACCACGCGTTCGGCGGCGGGTGCAGAAGCCGGTCTCGAGTCGGCGAAGGCGGCCCTGGCGCGCGCGGAGGCGCACGCCGTGCGCGCGGACAATGACTTCGCGCGTGCGGAAGCGCTCTTCCGCGATGGTGCAATTGCCGCCGCCGAGGTGGACACTGCGCGCTCCAATGCGTTCGCGGCACGAGCCACAGTCGCCCAAGAGCGGGCCCAGCTCGCGGGCGCGATGGAAACGAAGCGCACGGCGCAGACGGACATCGACGAGGCGCGCGGCCGGGTCGAGCAGAGCGCGCCGGTGGAGGCCCAGCTTGCGGCGGCCCGCGCAAACGCGACCCTGGCGCACGCGCGCATCGATGCGGCGGAGGCGGCGCTCGTCTTGGCCAAGCTGCAGCTCTCGTACACGCGCATCGAGGCGCCGGTCGACGGCTCGCTCGCGCGGCTTGCCGTGCGCGAGGGGCAGCTCGTCGCGCCGGGGCAGGCCATCGTATCGGTGGTGCCGAATACGACGTACGTCCTCGCGAACTTCAAAGAGACGCAGGTTGGGCGGATGCATGTCGGGCAACGGGCGGAAATCAAGGTGGACGCCTTTCCAGGTCGCGTTTTCGAAGGGCACGTCGAGAGTTTGTCGCCGGGAACAGGAGCTCACTTTGCATTGCTTCCACCGGACAATGCGTCGGGGAACTTCGTCAAAATCGTGCAGCGCGTTCCGGTGAAGATCGCATGGTCCAACGTGCCGCCGGATATCGCCCTCAGGGTGGGCGTCTCGGCCGACGCAACTGTGTTTACCCGCTGA
- a CDS encoding SDR family oxidoreductase: MPNDMLEGAVSLVTGGAQGIGWAIAQAFADHGARVHVCDISEAAIARAQASLVEAPWGSRITIHRCDVSQRNEVERLIETIVARDGRIDVLVNNAAFIRCKPIDELTIDEAEASMRVAYNGMVYTVKSVLPAMRARGSGYVVNLGSSAGRIQLGQTSTAYAATKAAIEAYTRELQVELEGSGVSAILIRPGAVAGTTFFGEHVPWSRMPRASDFIPVLLPPNVAEAVVHAIQRRQLVMDVPSYLPWVYLFFDLAPRLFRRLLAVGGGSQRDHGAAAWRYEGNDREVRR; this comes from the coding sequence ATGCCGAACGACATGCTCGAAGGAGCCGTATCACTCGTGACCGGAGGCGCCCAGGGTATCGGCTGGGCCATCGCGCAGGCGTTCGCCGATCACGGTGCACGCGTGCACGTTTGCGATATTTCCGAAGCCGCCATTGCGCGGGCCCAGGCGTCGCTCGTCGAGGCCCCGTGGGGAAGCCGGATCACCATCCATCGATGTGACGTAAGCCAGCGCAACGAGGTGGAACGCCTCATCGAGACCATCGTCGCGCGCGACGGGCGCATCGACGTGCTGGTGAACAATGCCGCATTCATTCGGTGCAAGCCGATTGACGAGCTGACCATCGACGAGGCCGAGGCGAGCATGCGCGTCGCCTACAATGGAATGGTCTACACCGTGAAGTCGGTTTTGCCGGCGATGCGTGCACGAGGCAGTGGGTACGTGGTCAATCTCGGCTCGTCGGCCGGTCGCATTCAACTCGGCCAAACGTCGACGGCTTACGCGGCGACCAAGGCGGCCATCGAAGCCTACACACGCGAGCTGCAGGTCGAGCTCGAAGGCTCCGGCGTTTCGGCGATCTTGATCCGGCCGGGCGCGGTGGCGGGAACGACCTTCTTTGGCGAGCACGTTCCCTGGTCGCGCATGCCGCGGGCATCGGATTTCATACCGGTTCTTCTCCCGCCCAACGTGGCCGAGGCCGTGGTCCACGCGATCCAGCGTCGCCAATTGGTGATGGACGTGCCGTCGTACCTGCCGTGGGTTTATCTCTTCTTCGACTTGGCACCGCGATTGTTCCGGCGGCTCCTCGCCGTGGGCGGCGGCAGCCAACGCGATCACGGTGCCGCGGCATGGCGTTACGAGGGAAACGATCGTGAGGTGCGACGATGA
- a CDS encoding polyprenyl synthetase family protein, translated as MTVEAWNGEARPQVHPRDVFAALTERVRASVDVRLAQMLEERTKVAAAYGEEAGIALEAARTLTTRGGKRTRAVLAAAAFEACGGGDSSVIAMAGVALELLQTHFLIHDDWMDDDDLRRGGPSVHAQLRARFGSTKTGDAMAILSGDYIAPLALEALLSVPLAPATVLEAARILAHMQQDAVVGQCLDMCPSGGRVEVVHDLKTGSYSVRGPLLLGAALAGGSADARAALVRYAAPLGIAFQLRDDLLGTFGDSRVTGKPVMSDIREGKRTALVDEVVKHPDAEPLLAKVLGIAEPDPRDLGALVQLMITSGARDRVERRLRDLLTKARRELVDAPFARAGALALDGAITALGDREK; from the coding sequence ATGACCGTCGAAGCATGGAATGGTGAAGCGAGGCCGCAAGTGCATCCCCGCGACGTGTTTGCCGCACTGACGGAACGTGTGCGCGCCTCCGTCGACGTGCGTCTTGCACAGATGCTCGAAGAGCGAACCAAGGTGGCTGCGGCCTACGGCGAGGAAGCAGGTATCGCCCTGGAGGCCGCACGAACGCTCACCACGCGTGGTGGGAAGAGGACGCGCGCCGTGCTCGCCGCCGCAGCGTTCGAAGCATGCGGCGGTGGGGATTCGTCGGTCATCGCCATGGCCGGTGTGGCGCTGGAACTGTTGCAAACGCACTTCCTCATCCACGACGACTGGATGGACGACGACGATCTCCGGCGCGGAGGACCGAGTGTGCATGCCCAGCTTCGCGCGCGCTTCGGTTCGACCAAGACGGGCGACGCCATGGCCATTCTCTCCGGAGACTACATCGCGCCCCTCGCGTTGGAGGCGCTGTTGTCGGTCCCGCTCGCGCCGGCGACCGTGCTCGAAGCGGCACGCATTCTCGCGCACATGCAGCAGGATGCCGTCGTGGGCCAATGCCTCGACATGTGCCCGAGTGGCGGGCGCGTCGAGGTGGTGCACGATCTCAAGACGGGGAGCTACTCCGTGCGCGGGCCCCTCTTGTTGGGTGCCGCACTCGCGGGAGGCTCCGCGGACGCTCGTGCCGCGCTGGTGCGGTATGCCGCGCCACTCGGAATTGCATTCCAGTTGCGCGATGATTTGCTGGGCACCTTTGGCGATTCGCGGGTGACGGGTAAGCCGGTCATGAGCGACATTCGCGAGGGAAAGCGCACGGCGCTGGTGGACGAAGTCGTAAAGCATCCCGATGCGGAGCCACTTTTGGCAAAGGTTCTTGGCATTGCCGAGCCGGACCCCCGCGACCTCGGCGCGCTCGTCCAATTGATGATCACGTCCGGGGCACGCGATCGGGTCGAACGACGCCTGCGCGATCTCCTTACGAAGGCGCGGCGCGAGCTCGTCGATGCACCGTTCGCGCGGGCGGGTGCACTTGCACTCGACGGGGCCATCACCGCGCTGGGTGATCGGGAAAAGTAG
- a CDS encoding hydroxymethylglutaryl-CoA synthase, whose translation MSLSIGIDAIALGVPRGYVQLTDLAEARGVPPEKYRDGLGVEQMAVAAADEDAVALAANAARRALSVSRTKPADIGLCIVGTETAVDHSKPVAAFLHGLAGLPPSCRVFETKHACFGGTAGLLNAIDWIASGSARGRAAMVICTDIARYQLRSAAEPTQGAGAVAMIVRESPRLLAFDVGRNGSYSRDVHDFWRPLHAKEGIVDGHFSVDCYLAALEGAYREWLSLQTAKDEAPVRACYHVPYGKMSRKAHRHRKQIDGLTKEQADASFESEVGSSLILPNKIGNAYTASLYLSLASLLHHEATDIERKRITLFSYGSGCVAEFFSGRVVEGAAAWARELRIDEPLNDRTRLTVEQYERVRGLDTQADPRFPDGQPKPVLNGGRVKFLGVDSGERRVYG comes from the coding sequence ATGAGCCTTTCGATTGGAATCGACGCCATTGCCCTCGGCGTGCCCCGGGGTTACGTTCAATTGACCGATCTCGCCGAAGCGCGCGGCGTCCCGCCCGAGAAATACCGAGATGGGCTGGGCGTGGAGCAAATGGCCGTCGCCGCAGCCGACGAAGACGCGGTAGCCCTCGCCGCCAATGCCGCGCGACGAGCCTTGAGCGTCTCGCGCACCAAGCCCGCGGATATCGGTCTTTGCATCGTCGGCACCGAAACGGCGGTCGACCACTCCAAGCCGGTTGCCGCCTTCCTCCACGGCCTTGCCGGCCTCCCGCCGTCGTGCCGCGTATTCGAAACGAAGCACGCCTGCTTCGGCGGTACGGCGGGGCTCTTGAATGCCATCGACTGGATTGCCTCCGGTTCGGCACGCGGTCGCGCCGCCATGGTCATCTGCACCGACATTGCGCGTTACCAGCTTCGTTCGGCCGCGGAACCGACGCAGGGTGCAGGAGCGGTGGCCATGATCGTGCGCGAGTCGCCCCGCTTGCTCGCGTTCGACGTGGGGCGAAACGGCTCGTACTCGCGCGACGTTCACGACTTCTGGCGGCCTCTCCACGCAAAGGAGGGAATCGTCGACGGGCACTTCTCGGTCGATTGTTACCTCGCCGCGCTCGAAGGTGCCTATCGCGAGTGGCTCTCGCTCCAAACGGCGAAGGACGAAGCGCCCGTGCGCGCTTGCTACCACGTGCCGTACGGGAAGATGTCGCGCAAGGCCCACCGGCATCGCAAGCAGATCGACGGCCTGACCAAGGAGCAAGCCGACGCCAGCTTCGAGAGCGAGGTGGGCTCTTCGCTGATACTGCCCAACAAAATCGGCAATGCGTACACCGCATCGCTCTATCTCTCGCTTGCCTCGCTCCTTCATCACGAGGCAACCGACATCGAACGAAAGCGCATTACCCTTTTCAGCTACGGCTCGGGCTGCGTCGCGGAGTTCTTCAGCGGGCGCGTGGTCGAAGGTGCTGCGGCATGGGCGCGTGAACTTCGCATCGACGAACCGCTGAACGATCGCACGCGACTCACGGTCGAGCAGTACGAACGGGTGCGCGGCTTGGACACGCAGGCCGATCCTCGCTTTCCGGATGGACAGCCGAAGCCCGTGCTGAACGGCGGGCGCGTCAAATTCTTGGGCGTCGATTCGGGCGAGCGCCGCGTTTATGGCTGA